The genome window ATGACCATGCCGCGGGTGAAAAACAGCGCCTGCCGGCTCGTCGTGGCGTCCGAACCGTCGAGGAGCAGCACCGGCGAGGCCGGCCGGCCGGCTTTGATGTCGGCCGTGAAGTCGGGCGGGATGATGAGGCCCATGCGCTGCTTGCCAGCCACCAGGTCGGCGCGGAGGCGGTCCTCGGCGCTCTTCACCGCCGTTTCGCCATCGGCTTCCCCGTCTTTCATCGCCAACTTCTCGACCAGGAAGCGTTTGTGGCCGACCGAGTCCTCGGCCGCCACCAGTTCGTCCACCAGTTCGGAGCCGTAGTTGGCCGACGCGGTGCCCTTGTCGAGGTTGATCACGGCCGCGGGAAGGTTCTTGATATCCATGTTGACGGCGAAGCCGAAGATCGTGAGCTGGATCAGCGGCATCAGGATGATGATGACCAGCGACACCGGATCGCGCCGGATGTGGATCCACTCCTTGCGGGCGATGGCCGCCACGTTGCCCAGCTTGATCATGCGCTCACCCCCGCTTCTGCCGCTCGCGTGAGGCTCACGAAGACATCCTCGAGCGACGGATCCACCTGCCGGATGTCCTGGATGCGCACGGTGCCGAGGGCGGCGCGCACCTCCTGGTCGGAAACGCCGGCCGGCACGAGCACGTGCAAGGCCTGCCCGAAGAGCGTCGCCTCGAGCGACCACGGCTGGCCCCGGATGGCGCGGTAGGCGTCC of Candidatus Tanganyikabacteria bacterium contains these proteins:
- a CDS encoding ABC transporter ATP-binding protein; the protein is TLFVTTHYMDEAEHCSSLGYIFQGRLLLAGGPDDLKQARQAADAGNRRLEITAAPLMDAYRAIRGQPWSLEATLFGQALHVLVPAGVSDQEVRAALGTVRIQDIRQVDPSLEDVFVSLTRAAEAGVSA